A genomic region of Bufo gargarizans isolate SCDJY-AF-19 unplaced genomic scaffold, ASM1485885v1 original_scaffold_1027_pilon, whole genome shotgun sequence contains the following coding sequences:
- the LOC122922893 gene encoding gastrula zinc finger protein XlCGF57.1-like isoform X2, which translates to MAAEHTIFPEEQPRSNKSYSSALDEEEFPHIKKEVSSDSNLPAPNIYTPTGHTLLHSSPHIKEEADSWEDVDLIDSNSSAHIKDTPISFCGGNLIDLNMSTATDNIQYQPTDIKKEPVSCNIKTLEGPAIYRPKNQYLSTHMKEEQPLWDEENLTNTSVYTHTGHTQQNQSHIREKSTSSGTGNLTDLTVCRPINLIQQYIPTNVKEESLCEGGSLVESEIYAFTYTGEYLESNEATVGTEKPSQLVQGSKYIKFSFPSSQTAKTMYTCPVCQRSFKNHGNFVKHREAHKGKKPTCSICWEQFLSQSDLFVHQIKSHNIDRSLKAGKSSCSKCGAKFSFKSDLLAHRKVHKIDKHPYCSQCNKQFSCTSQLIIHQRIHTGEKPFTCSECGKQFSNKSNFAEHKRIHMKTKQFSCSDCGKCFSRKDNLIRHQQTHNGDKTLTCSDCGRCFVNEHTFLKHQRFHALDKPFCCSICGKSFTHNAGLLRHQHCHADVKPYICSDCGKWFTHQGELVKHQRIHTGEKPFLCPDCGKAFSTVSGLINHKKIHNTEKPFSCSECSSSFKQKNHLIIHQRVHTGERPYNCPDCGKGFTTKSNYNIHRKIHTVRRQLSCIQCGKHFPYKSQLKEHLKSHGPQE; encoded by the coding sequence ATGGCTGCTGAACACACCATTTTTCCTGAAGAGCAACCCAGAAGCAACAAGTCCTATTCATCTGCTCTAGATGAGGAAGAATTTCCTCATATTAAGAAGGAAGTCTCAAGTGATTCCAATCTACCAGCTCCTAATATTTATACACCCACAGGACATACACTTCTTCATTCTTCTCCTCATATTAAGGAAGAAGCAGATTCATGGGAGGATGTAGATCTTATAGACAGCAATTCCTCTGCTCATATTAAAGATACCCCAATCTCATTTTGTGGAGGAAACCTCATAGACCTCAACATGTCTACAGCCACAGATAATATACAATATCAACCTACTGATATAAAGAAGGAACCAGTCTCGTGTAATATAAAAACCCTCGAAGGCCCTGCCATTTATAGACCCAAAAATCAATATCTATCTACTCATATGAAGGAGGAACAACCCTTATGGGATGAAGAAAATCTTACAAACACcagtgtttatacacacacagggCATACTCAACAGAATCAATCTCATATTAGGGAGAAATCAACCTCAAGTGGAACGGGTAACCTCACAGACCTCACCGTTTGTAGACCAATAAACCTAATACAACAATATATACCTACAAATGTCAAGGAGGAATCATTATGTGAAGGAGGCAGTTTGGTAGAAAGTGAGATTTATGCTTTTACTTATACTGGAGAGTACTTAGAAAGTAATGAGGCTACTGTAGGAACCGAGAAACCCTCACAACTGGTGCAAGGCAGCAAGTACATAAAATTCTCATTCCCATCTTCCCAAACTGCAAAGACAATGTACACATGTCCTGTGTGCCAAAGAAGTTTCAAGAATCATGGGAATTTTGTAAAGCATCGAGAAGCTCACAAAGGAAAGAAGCCAACTTGTTCTATCTGTTGGGAGCAGTTTCTCTCTCAGTCAGATCTTTTTGTGCACCAGATCAAATCCCACAACATTGACAGGTCATTGAAGGCAGGAAAATCATCTTGCTCAAAGTGCGGAGCTAAGTTTTCTTTTAAGTCAGACCTGTTGGCCCATAGGAAGGTCCATAAAATTGACAAACATCCCTATTGCTCTCAATGCAATAAGCAGTTTTCTTGTACCTCTCAACTTATCATACACCAACGAATTCACACTGGAGAAAAACCATTCACGTGTTCAGAGTGTGGAAAACAGTTTTCCAACAAGTCAAACTTTGCAGAGCATAAAAGAATCCACATGAAAACAAAACAGTTTTCTTGCTCAGATTGTGGAAAGTGTTTCTCCAGAAAAGATAACCTTATACGTCACCAGCAGACACATAATGGAGATAAGACTTTGACCTGTTCTGACTGTGGGAGGTGTTTTGTTAATGAGCACACATTTTTGAAACATCAGAGATTTCATGCCCTAGATAAGCCATTTTGCTGTTCTATTTGTGGGAAAAGCTTCACTCACAATGCTGGTCTTCTTAGACATCAGCATTGTCATGCTGATGTAAAGCCATATATCTGCAGTGACTGTGGGAAGTGGTTTACTCATCAAGGGGAGCTTGTGaagcatcagagaattcacacaggagagaaaccatttctGTGCCCTGATTGTGGGAAAGCCTTTAGTACAGTCTCTGGGCTTATAAACCATAAAAAGATCCACAACACTGAAAAGCCATTCAGCTGTTCTGAGTGCAGCAGCAGCTTCAAACAGAAAAACCATCTCATCATTCACCAAAGAGTCCACACTGGAGAGAGGCCATACAATTGTCCTGATTGCGGTAAAGGATTTACCACAAAGTCAAATTATAATATACACAGGAAAATCCACACAGTCAGACGGCAGCTCTCCTGCATACAATGTGGTAAACATTTTCCGTATAAAAGTCAATTGAAGGAGCATTTAAAGAGTCATGGCCCACAGGAATGA
- the LOC122922893 gene encoding zinc finger protein 2-like isoform X1, producing MEKSVANEEKDLNINVTIKQIEYNLKEHVTLEPYEEKGLLDDDLHKNTAHEHISCKNINKEPVLKDGEYLSDADINSATTPTQQYLSQIKEEPLLQYGENLIKSNISLPSDDTKHPSSNIKEEPVLLDGESLIEHNISILSDHTKQHPYSNIKEEIVLYEGGNPSDPNILSTMDNTQHSSLSFKEESISYDGQNLTDPNICTPTDHTQQHPATHIKEEPSLCRRNDIDPKLYTPTDHTQSLSTQVKVELVSYEDNLKDTISNAPTDHTEQCPLSKIKEEPKYFEAENLVDAVIHKHVDHIKQQFKLCDDGRLAGNSINSFTITGEYIEGIDQTEEKKKGSVLKSASPSFETSKTLYTCPVCKRGFNNHGNLVRHRETHKGKKMTCTECGADFCNKTDLSAHVRTHKISRSLYCSECDKIFASNSHLIIHERIHTGEKPFACSECGKRFSNKSNLAEHMRVHTGSKQFGCTVCGKSYARKDNLISHQRIHEEVTLTCSKCGRSFVNEYKFIRHQKFHTLDRPFSCSLCGKRFTHKALLLRHERTHIDMKPFLCSDCGKCFPKQGELIKHKRSHTGEKPFTCVECGKCFSTGSGLINHKKIHTSEKPFVCSECGNKFKQKNNLVRHQRVHTVQKPYACADCGKGFTTKSNFNIHQRIHTVRRQLSCPECGKHFPYKSKLKEHMESHEKSDDPQLN from the coding sequence ATGGAAAAGTCTGTAGCAAATGAAGAAAAAGACCTGAATATTAATGTTACCATTAAACAGATAGAATATAACCTAAAGGAACACGTAACATTGGAGCCATATGAAGAAAAAGGCCTATTAGATGATGACCTTCATAAAAACACTGCTCATGAACACATCTCATGTAAGAATATTAATAAAGAACCGGTCTTAAAAGATGGAGAATACCTTTCAGATGCTGACATTAATTCAGCCACAACTCCTACCCAACAATATCTATCTCAAATTAAGGAGGAACCACTCTTACAGTATGGAGAAAATCTTATTAAATCCAATATTTCTCTACCATCAGATGATACAAAACATCCATCTTCTAATATTAAAGAAGAACCAGTCTTACTTGACGGAGAAAGTCTTATTGAACACAACATTTCTATACTCTCAGATCATACAAAACAACATCCATACTCAAATATTAAGGAAGAAATAGTCTTGTATGAAGGAGGAAACCCCTCAGACCCAAACATTCTGTCAACTATGGATAACACACAACATTCATCTCTATCTTTCAAGGAGGAATCCATCTCATATGATGGACAAAACCTCACAGACCCCAACATCTGTACACCCACAGATCATACGCAACAACATCCAGCTACTCATATTAAGGAGGAACCATCCTTGTGTAGAAGAAATGACATAGACCCCAAACTGTATACACCCACAGATCATACCCAGTCTCTATCTACTCAAGTGAAGGTGGAATTGGTGTCATATGAAGACAACCTCAAAGACACAATCAGCAATGCACCCACAGATCATACAGAACAGTGTCCACTCAGCAAAATTAAGGAGGAACCAAAATATTTTGAAGCTGAAAACCTTGTGGATGCTGTTATTCATAAACATGTAGATCATATTAAACAACAATTCAAGCTCTGTGATGACGGGAGACTTGCAGGCAACAGTATTAACTCTTTTACTATTACTGGTGAATATATTGAAGGAATTGATCAAACCGAAGAGAAAAAGAAGGGTTCTGTACTAAAATCTGCTTCTCCATCCTTTGAGACGTCAAAGACCCTGTATACCTGCCCTGTATGTAAGAGAGGTTTTAATAACCATGGTAATCTTGTGAGACATCGGGAGACACACAAAGGAAAGAAAATGACTTGCACAGAGTGTGGGGCCGACTTCTGTAATAAAACTGATCTCTCAGCGCACGTACGAACTCACAAAATTAGCAGAAGTCTATACTGCTCAGAATGTGATAAGATATTTGCCAGCAACTCTCATCTTATCatccatgagagaattcacacaggggagaagccattcgcctgttcagaatgtgggaaacgttttTCCAATAAGTCCAATCTTGCTGAACACATGAGGGTCCACACTGGATCAAAACAATTTGGTTGCACAGTTTGTGGGAAATCGTATGCGCGGAAAGACAATCTTATCAGCCACCAGCGAATTCATGAAGAAGTGACATTAACATGTTCTAAATGTGGGCGCAGTTTTGTCAATGAGTACAAGTTTATCCGACATCAGAAATTCCATACATTGGACAGACCCTTCTCATGCAGCCTTTGTGGGAAACGCTTTACCCATAAGGCTTTGCTCCTTAGGCATGAGCGAACGCACATAGATATGAAACCATTTTTGTGTTCAGACTGTGGGAAGTGTTTCCCGAAACAAGGTGAACTGATAAAGCATAAGAGATCTCACACTGGAGAGAAACCATTCACTTGTGtcgaatgtggaaagtgttttagcaCAGGGTCAGGTCTCataaaccataaaaaaatacacacaagTGAAAAACCTTTTGTCTGTTCTGAATGTGGTAACAAGTTCAAGCAGAAAAACAACCTTGTTAGACACCAGAGAGTTCATACTGTGCAGAAACCATATGCCTGTGCCGACTGCGGCAAAGGATTTACTACCAAGTCAAACTTTAACATACATCAGAGGATTCACACAGTGAGAAGACAGCTCTCCTGCCCCGAATGTGGCAAACATTTCCCATATAAAAGCAAACTAAAGGAACACATGGAAAGTCATGAGAAGAGTGATGATCCACAGCTAAACTAA